A window of the Miscanthus floridulus cultivar M001 chromosome 14, ASM1932011v1, whole genome shotgun sequence genome harbors these coding sequences:
- the LOC136503780 gene encoding uncharacterized protein has protein sequence MAVPNYTYLKLKMLGPSGIITIESTYEHAYNCDIECIEYAEALTEAETLIANLDQLSGEAPNSKRRAGVFEPAEAVKLVPVDPACPDDRALKINTTLDIK, from the coding sequence atggcagtccccaactatacctacctcaagctcaagatgttaggCCCCAgtggtatcatcacgattgagtccacatacgaacatgcatacaactgcgacatcgagtgcatcgagtacgccgaggctctcacagaggccgagaccctcatcgccaacctcgaccaactcagtggtgagGCACCGAactccaagcgtcgtgcaggggtgttcgagcccgcggaggccgtcaagctcgtcccggtcgaccccgcctgccccgacgaccgagcgctgaaaATCAACACCACCCTcgatatcaaatag